GAGGACGATCTCGCCGACGCCCCGGCCGGTGGCGCGGTCGACCACGATCAGGTCGAGGCGGTCGGGCTGGGCGTTGCGGGTGCCGTACCAGTCGGTGATCCGGCGCTCCATCGCCTCGTCCCAGTCGGGCGCGACGGGGGTGTAGGAGTCGGAGGTGTAGCGGAGCACCTCCGGGTCGCGCAGCATGACGCGGAGCATCGGGAGGTCCTCCGCCAACCGGACGGGCCGCAGCAGGACCTTCTCACCCCGCAGGGTCGGCTTGTCGGCGAAGGTGGCGGGCGGGAGCTGATCGTCCATCGGGCCAGTGTCGGAGCGGCGGCGAGCGGCCCGCAAACGCTTTACGGCGTGCGTTTGGCGGCGTGGCTGACGATGGCGGTCTCGACGTGGGTGATGCCGAGGCCGACCAGGTCGTGGGAGAGGAAGCGGTACAGGGCGGCCAGGTCGGCGAAGTACCCGGCCGCGTGCAGGTTCGACGGCCCGGAGGTGGCGAAGGCGCCGTGCACCGAGGGGTGGCCGGCCAGTGCCCGCCCGGCGGCGGCCAGGTGGTCGGGGGCGACCTGCAGCAGGAACTTGGCCTCGATGGGCAGTCCGAGGCGGCGCGGGTCGACCACCACCTGGGTGACCAGCCGGCCCTCGGCGGACATCCGGGCGAGGCGGCGGCGGACGGTGCTCTCGGGGTGGCCGGTGCGGGCGGCCAGTGCGGCGGCGGTCAGGCGCGCGTCGGGGGCGAGGGCCTCGATCAGGGCCTCCTCCAGCGGGTCGGCGTCGACGCCGTACGGGCCGGAGGGGGCCGCTTCGGGCAGCGGTCCGCCCGGCGCGAGGGCGGCGCGTTCGGGGGCGGTCAGCACCTGGTGGCGCCACTCGGAGGTGAGCCGGAAGACGTGCAGGATGGTGGCGCTCTCCAGTGCGGTCACCGCCCGGGTGGACGGGAGTTGACGGAACACCAGCCGGTCGCGGGAGCCGGGCTCGGTGCGGGCGACGGCGAAGATCTCGTCGCCGGAGGTGGTGACGTCGACGAACGGGATGTCCGGGCGGGCGGCGAGCGCGGCCACGATCGGGTCGAGCTTCCCGCGCAGGACCCGGATGCGCAGGAACAGCGCCCCGGCGGAGCCGCCGTTGCGGGGCCGCGCCACCGGGGAGACCACCACCCGGACGGTGCCGTCGGCGGTCAGGGCGTGCAGGCGGCGGCGGACGGTGGCGGCGCCGAGTCCGAGCGCCTCGGCCGCGCGTTCCGCGGTGATGCGCCCGTCGCACTGCAGGGCGGCCACCAGCCGCTGGTCCACCGGGCCGAGGACGGAATTCGCCGATTCGGATGCCATGAGGGCGAGTTTCGCTCATCCCGGGGCCTCGCGCGGCCGCTTCCGGGGCCGCCGCGCCAACGATGGGAACCGTCCGCTCCATCCCGGCTCTCCCCCTCCCGGAGGTTCCCGTGCCCGCGTTCCAGCAACGGACCGACGTACGTTTCGCCAGCGGCGACGCCATGTGCGCCGCCTGGCACTACCCGGGGTCCAACGGCGGCTGCGTGATCATGGCCGGCGGTACGGCGGTGACCAGGGGGCCGGCCGGCGACCGGTTCGCGGCCCGGTTCAACGCGGCCGGTTTCGCCGTCCTCGTCTTCGACCACCGCCGGTTCGGGGCGAGCGGGGGGACGCCCCGTCAGATCGTCCGCTTCGACGAGCAGGTGGCCGACTGGCACGCCGCGATCGCGTACGCGGCCACGCTGCCCGACGTCGACCCGGACCGGATCTGCGTCTGGGGCTTCTCGCTGGCGGGCGGCCACGTGTTCCGGGTGGCGGCGGACCAGCCGCGGCTGGCCGGCGCGATCGCCCAGACCCCGCTGGTCGACGCCCGCGCGGTCGCCCCGCACGCGCTGCGCGCCATGACGCCGCTCGCGCTGGTGCGGCTGCTCGGCCTGGGCGTGGCGGACCTGCTCGGCGGCCTGCTCGGCCGGCCCCCGCTGCTGGTCCCGACCGCGGGGCCGCGCGGTGCGGTCGCCTCGCTCACCACGCCCGACTCGACGGACGCCGACCGGGCCCTCGACCCGGACGGCCGCCACCCGGAGTGGGAGCGGACGGTCGCCGCCCGGATCGCCCTGCAGATCGGGGGCTACCGGCCCGGCCGGCACGCCGCCCGGATCCGCTGCCCGCTGCTGGTGGTGGTCTGCGACCAGGACCTGAGCGCGCTCCCCGGTCCCGCCCTCGGGGCGGCCCGGGAGGCGCCGCGTGCCGAGGTGGTCCGTCTGCCCGGGCGGCACTACGCGCCGTTCCTGGAGTCGCACGAGCAGGCGGTCGAGGCCCAACTCGGCTTCCTGCAGCGGCACCTGATCGACCGTGAGCGGGCCTGAGGCGGCTCGCCGCCGGGCGGATGTCACACCCGGGGCGCCCGGCGGCTCTCGGAACCGATCACCCGAACGAAGGAGAGTGCACATGCTCATGGCCACCGACGCCGCGCCGGGACGGGGGCGGGCGGTCGCCGCCCTGCGCTTCGCGGGTCTGATGCTGACCGGCCTGTTCGCCGGGTTCCTGGTCACCGTGCTGGTGCTGGAGCTGTCCCTGCGGCAGTTCGACGCCTCGGTCTACACCCAGGTCCGGCAGGTCGAGCTCCGGCGGCTGGACGACCTCGCCTCCGCCACCCTGCTGCCCGCGCTGGTGGCCACGGTCGCGCTCGCCGTGACGGCGTTCCGGGCCGGCGCCCGCGGCCGGGCGTTCCGGTTCCCGGCGGCGGCGCTGGTGCTGCTGCTGCTCGTGCTGGTCACCACGGTCGTGGTCAACCTCCCGGTGAACGCGGACCAGCTGCACTGGAGCGTGCAGGCGCCACCGGCGGACTGGGCGGCCGCCCGCGACCGCTGGCAGCTCGCGCACGCCGTCCGGACGGCCGCCGCCGTGCTCGCGTTCGGACTGCTGGGGGCGGCCCCGGCCGCCGGGACCGGGGCCGCCCCGGCCCGCTAGTGGGCCGCCGCCTCCCAGTTGGAGCCGACGCCGACGGAGACGTCGAGCGGGGCGCGCAGCGGGTAGGCGCCGGCCATCTGCTCGCGGACTACGGCCTCGACCCGCTCGCGTTCGCCGGGCGCGACCTCCAGCACGATTTCGTCGTGCACCTGGAGCAGCATCCGGGAGGTGAGGCCGGCGGCGGTGAGCGCCTCGTCGACCCGGAGCATGGCGATCTTGACGATGTCGGCGGCGGAGCCCTGGATGGGGGCGTTCAGGGCCATCCGCTCGGCCATCTCGCGGCGCTGGCGGTTGTCGCTGGTGAGGTCGGGGAGGTAGCGGCGGCGGCCGAGCAGGGTCTCGGTGTAGCCGACGGCGCGGGCCTCCTCCACCGCGTTCTGCAGGTAGTCGCGGACGCCGCCGAAGCGCTCGAAGTAGGTGTCCATCAGGCCCTGGGCCTCGGCGGGCTTGATGCCGAGCTGCTGGGAGAGGCCGTAGGCGGACAGGCCGTAGGCCAGGCCGTAGGACATCGCCTTGATCTTGCGGCGCATCTCGGCGTCGACGTCTCCCGGGGCGACCGAGAAGACCTGGGAGGCGACGGTGGTGTGCAGGTCCTCGCCGGAGGCGAAGGCCTCGATCAGGGCGGTGTCCTCGGAGAGGTGCGCCATGATGCGCAGTTCGATCTGCGAGTAGTCGGCGGTGAGCAGCGTCTCGTAGCCCTCGCCGACCACGAAGGCGCGGCGGATGGCGCGGCCCTCCTCGGTGCGGACCGGGATGTTCTGCAGGTTCGGGTCCTGCGAGGAGAGCCGGCCGGTGGCGGCGACCATCTGGTGGAAGGTGGTGTGGATCCGGCCCTGCGGGGAGACCGTCTTGAGCAGGCCCTCGACGGTGGTGCGCAGCTTGGCCTGGTCGCGGTGGCGGAGCAGGATCACCGGGAGTTCGTTGGTGGTCTGGGTGGCCAGCCAGGTGAGCGCGTCGGCGTCGGTGGTCCAGCCGGTCTTGATCTTCTTGGTCTTGGGCAGGCCGAGGTCGCCGAACAGGACCTCCTGCAGCTGCTTGGGCGAGCCGAGGTTGAACTCGCGGCCGGCGGCGGCGTGCGCCTCCTCGACGCAGCGCTGGATCTCGGCGGCGAACTGGGCCTCCAGGCCCTGCAGCCAGGCGCGGTCGGCGGCGATGCCGTGGCGCTCCATCCGGGCGAGGAGTTCGGCGATCGGCAGCTCCATGTCGTGGAACAGTTCGACGGCGCCGACCTCGGCGAGCCGGGTGTCGAAGAGCACCGCGAGGTCGTGCACGGCGCGGGCCTCGGTCATCAGGGCCTGGGCGCCGGCGGTGGGGTCGGGTTCGTCGGCGTCGAAGGTGAGTTGGCCGGTCTCGGCCTGGGCGGCGGGGGCGAGCGAGCGGGCCAGGTACTCCTCGGCGAGGACGTCGAGGGTGAAGGCGCGGCGGCCGGGCTTCTCCAGGTAGGCGGCGAGCGCGGTGTCGGCGGTGACGCCGGCGAACCGCCAGCCCTGCTCGGCGAAGGCGCGCATGACCTGCTTGGCGATGTGCAGGGCCTTGGGCCGCTTGGGGTCGGCGAGCCAGGCGGTGAAGGCCCGGTCGTCGTCCTCCTCCAGGGCGGCGGGGTCGAACCAGGCGGCGGCGTCGCCGGTGGCGAGCGCGACCTGCTGGACCCGGCCGCTGCCGAGGGCCCAGCTGTAGTCGGCGGCGAGCGCGGTGCGGTCGCCCGCGCCGGTGTGCTCCTCCAGCCAGGCGACGAGCGCGCCGGGGACGGTGAGCAGGTCCCCGTCGACCTGCAGGCCGGGGGCGGCCTCGGCGGCGGCCGCGGTGTCGGCGGCGGCGGGGTCGATGCCGGCCACCCGGTCGCGGAAGTTGGGGTTGCGGAACTCCAGCGCCTCCATCAGGCGGGCGACCTCGTCTCGGTCGAACGCGCTGCGCTCCAACTGTGGCACGCCGAGCGGGAGTTCGACGTCCCGGACGAGTTCGGTGAGGATCCGGTTGCGCTTGACCGAGTCGAGGTGCTCGCGAAGCTTCTCGCCGATCTTGCCCTTGACCTCGTCCGCCCGGTTCACCAACTCCTCGAAGGAGCCGAACTGGTTGACCCACTTGGCGGCGGTCTTCTCGCCGACGCCGGGGATGCCGGGCAGGTTGTCGGACGGGTCGCCGCGCAGCGCGGCGAGGTCCGGGTACTGGTCGGGGCGGACGCCGTACTTCTCGGCGACCTTGTCGGGGGTGTAGCGCGTCAGCTCGGAGACGCCCTTGGTCGGGTAGAGCACCGTGACGTGCTCGCTGACCAGCTGGAGGGAGTCCCGGTCGCCGGTGACGATGAGGACCTCGAAGCCCTCGGCCGCGGCGGCGGTGGCGAGGGTGGCGATGATGTCGTCGGCCTCGAAGCCCTCGGCGGTGATCCGCGGGATCCGCATGGCGTCGAGGAGTTCGCCGATCAGCGGGATCTGGCTGCGGAACTCGTCGGGCGTCTTGGCGCGGTTGGCCTTGTACTCGGGGAACTCGGTGGCGCGGAAGGTCTGCCGGGAGAGGTCGAAGGCGACCGCGAGGTGGGTGGGCGCCTCGTCCCGCACGGTGTTGACCAGCATCGAGGTGAAGCCGTAGACCGCGTTGGTGTGCTGCCCGGTGGTGGTGGAGAAGTTCTCCACCGGCAGGGCGAAGAAGGCCCGGTAGGCCATCGAATGCCCGTCCAGCAGCATCAGCCGGGGCCGTTCGGCCGCACTCTTGCCTGCACCCTGTGTCGCCACGTCACGTCCTGTCCTGCCGGTTGCACTGCCTCCCCGATCCTAGGGCCCGGCGGTGACATCTCCCGGCGCGGCGCGGAGCACCTCCCTACCGGCGGGTAGACAGTCGTACGATCGACGCGCGCACCCGCAGCGAACCCCCGAACAGGAGCACCATGACCGACGCGGCGCCCGTACTGAAAGTGCCCCAGGACGTGCTGGACCACTTCGCCAAGCTGGGGGTGAGCCCGGAGACCTTCTCGGGCGGGCACCTGGGCGAGAAGCTGGGCATCACCATCGTCGAGGCCTCCCCGGACCGGGTGGTCGGGACGATGCCGGTGGAGGGCAACCAGCAGCCGTACGGGCTGCTGCACGGCGGGGCGTCGGCGGCGCTGGCGGAGACGCTGGGCTCGATCGGCGCGATGCTGCACGCCGGCCCCGGCCGGTACGCGGTGGGCGTGGACCTGAACGCCACGCACCACCGTTCGGCCACCTCGGGCCTGGTGACGGGCGTGGCGACGGCGGTGTTCAAGGGCCGGACCGCGGCCACGTACGAGATCGCGGTGACCGACGACACCGGCCGCCGGATCACCTCCTGCCGGCTGACCTGCATGCTGCGCGACCTGTAGCGCGCCCCCGTTCCACCTCCGCGCGCCCCCTCGGGTTTGGCCGCGCCCCGCCAGGGGCAGTCTCGGCTGGACGAGGGGGCGCCGCCATGTCCGGAGAGCGCGAACTGCCAGGCACGCCAGGGGGTTCCTCGGTCCGGTGGAGCCGGGCGAGGGCACCTGGACGCCCCTCGTGCTGCCCTCCGACGAGCCGCCGCGGCTGCTGAGCCCGGGCCAGAAGCGCGTCCTGGTGACGGCGTTGCTGGCGGTGACGCTGTTCCTGACGGCCCGTCACGCGGCCAACCGGCCGGAGCACGCGGCGAACTCGCCGCCGCCCGCGCTGCCGCCGTTCCCCTCGCAGTCCACCAGGGTCAGCTACGGCGGCCCGGCGGCGTACGGACAGGAGTCCTTCGCGCTGCAGTTGACGGTGCACAACTCCGGTCCCGCGCCGGTGGACGTGCTGGGCGTCAGCCAGGGGTACCGGGGGCTGTCCGTGGTGGTCTCGGGCTGGCTGCCGCAGACGGTGCCGGTGGGGAGCACGGTGTCGCTGCGGGTGGGCCTGAAGGTGACGGACTGCGCGGCGGCGCCGGCCGACGCGGGGCTGCCTTTCCTCGATGTAACGCTGCGTAACACGCGCGCAATGGAGACGGTGAGTCAGATTCTGGGCGACTCCTACGCCCGCGACCTTTCGGCTGCGCTGCATTCGAGTTGCGACAATCCCGATAATCGGACACCCGCGACCACCCCCTCGGAGCCGGACAAACCTGTCCGATAATCGGAGAACCTGGTTGTGACCAGCGAGTTGGGGAGGGCAACCATCCACACCTCGGGACGGAGCCCGGGATTCCGGGCCCTGCCTGGGTTTTCCGACCATGATGTGAGATCAACTTCCAGCGTGGTCATAACAAGAGAATCACAGCCTCTCCTACCCCTCTGCCGGAGCCGTCCCGCCCGGTCTAGAGTCACGGCCAGTCACCGACTGTCCGATTACCGGGCTCGGTCGACGCGTTCCGGCACCGCCAGCCCTGTGCGCGTGTCTTCCAGTCCCGAAGGAGACCCTCGTCGTGCGAAAGAGCTCACTGCTTGTCGTGACCATTGCCGTAACCGGAGCGCTCACCCTCTCGGCCTGCGGCTCGCGCGGCGAAAAGTCCGGCACCAGCGGCGACGCGGGCGGCACCACCGTCACCATCGGCGTCGACGCACCGCTGACGGGCCCGCTCTCGGCCCTCGGCCTCGGCATCCAGCACTCCGTGGAACTGGCCGCCAAGATCGCGAACGACAACAAGGAAGTTCCCGGCGTCACCTTCAAGGTGAAGGCCCTGGACGACAAGAAGTCGCCCCAGGAAGGCCAGCAGAACGCCACCGCCCTCGTCGCCGACAAGAGCGTCCTCGGCGTCGTCGGCCCGCTGAACTCGGGCGTCGCCCAGTCCATGCAGCAGGTCTTCGAGTCGGCCGGCCTCGTCGAGGTGTCCCCGGCCAACACGAACCCCGCCCTCACCCAGGGCGAGAAGTTCGAGACCGCGAAGCAGCGCCCCTTCAAGACGTACTTCCGCACCGCGACCACGGACGCCATCCAGGGCCCGTTCGCCGCCCAGTACGCCTACAACGACCTCGGCAAGAAGACCGCCTACCTGATCGACGACAAGAAGACCTACGGCGTCGGCCTGGTCGGCGCCTTCCAGAAGGAGTTCACCAAGCTCGGCGGCACCATCAAGGGCCAGGACCACATCGACGAGAACAACCTGGACTTCTCGGCCGTGGTCACCAAGGCCAAGGCCGCCGGCGCCGACGTGATCTACTACGGCGGCGAGTACCCGCAGTCCGGCCCGCTCTCCGACCAGCTCAAGAAGGCCGGCGTCACCGCCCCCGTCTTCGGCGGCGACGGCATGTACGACCCGGAGTACATCAACAAGGCCAACAAGAACGCCAACGGCGACTTCGCGACCTCCGTCGGCGCCCCGGTCGAGTCCCTCGACTCCGCCAAGAAGTTCGTCGCCGACTACAAGGCGGCCGGCTACTCCGACCCGTACGCGGCCTACGGCGGCTACTCCTACGACGCCGCCTGGTCGATCATCCAGGCCGTCAAGGCCGCCGTCGCCGACAACGGCGGCAAGCTCCCGGCCGACGCCCGCGCCAAGGTCGTCTCCGCGATGAGCAAGGTCAGCTTCGACGGTGTCACCGGCAAGGTCGGCTTCGACGAGTACGGCGACGCCGTCAACAAGCAGCTCACCGTCTACACCGTCAAGGACGGCGCCTGGACGGTCGCCAAGAGCGGCACCTACTCCGGCTGACCTGCCGACTGAGAAACCGGCCGCCCCACCCGGCGGCGGCCTGACAGCACGCGACAGAACGAGCCACCGGCGGGGGCGCTGAGAACCAGCGTCCCCGCCGTTCCACAACGGTTCGTCCCATCCCGCAACCGAACCCCCCTACCCCGAATCCACTCGGAGGCCCAGCGGTGCACGAACTGCCGCAGCAGCTGGCCAACGGCCTGATCCTCGGCTCCCTCTACGGGCTGATCGCGATCGGCTACACAATGGTCTACGGCATTGTCCAGCTCATCAACTTCGCCCACGGCGAGATCTTCATGACCGGTGGGTTCGGAGCCCTCACCACGTACCTGGTCCTGCCCGACGGCATCGGGATCTGGCTCGCCCTCCCGCTCATGCTCCTCGGTGGCGTGCTGATCTCCGTCATCGTCGCCGTGGCCGCCGAGCGCTTCGCCTACCGCCCGCTGCGGGGCGCCCCGAAGCTGGCACCGCTCATCACCGCGATCGGCCTCTCCCTCGCGCTCCAGCAGGTCGTCGAGCAGTTCTACCCCGGCGCCAAGTCCGGCCGCAGCTTCCCGCAGCTGCCCGGCGGCCCGTACCACATCGGCAGCGTCACCCTGCAGCCCGCCGACATCTTCCTCTTCGTCGCCGCCCCGCTCTGCATGGGCGCGCTCGCCGCCTTCGTCGGCAAGACCCGCACCGGCCGGGGCATGCAAGCCACCGCGCAGGACCCCGACACCGCCAAGCTGATGGGCATCAACACCGACCGCATCATCGTGATCGCGTTCGCCCTCGGCGCCGCCTTCGCCGCGGTCGCCGCCATCGGCTGGGGGCTGCGCTACGGCCAGGTCGCCCCCACCATGGGCTTCCTCGCCGGCCTCAAGGCCTTCACCGCGGCCGTCCTCGGCGGCATCGGCAACATCTACGGCGCCATGCTCGGCGGCCTCGTCCTCGGTGTCGCGGAGGCCCTCGCCACCGCGTACATCCAGGAGATCCCCGGCATGCACCAGCTCGGCGGCGGCTCCTGGGCCAACGTCTGGGCCTTCGTCCTCCTGATCGTCGTCCTCCTCGTGCGGCCACAAGGCTTGCTCGGCGAGCGCGTCGCGGACCGAGCCTGAGGAACGGAGCAGCCACCATGACCACCACCAAGAGCCCCACCCTCCCGCTGCCGCTCCCGGCCGCCAAGGCGCTCGTCCTCGCGGGCGGCCTCGCCACCGCCGCCTCCACGTTCATCCACTGGACCTGGACCTCGGAGTTCCCCGGCGACCTCACCGTCGACGGCTACCCCGGCGGCCTGCAGATCCTGACCCTCGCGGCCGGGCTGCTCACCGCCCTCTTCGCACTGCCGCTGTACGGCGTGAAGGGCACCCGCTGGCTCACCCCTGCCGGCCCCAACGCGCCGGTGCTCGTCCTCGGCGCGGCCGCCGCGGCCACCACCTGGTTCACCCTGATCGCGATCGCCACCGAACTCGGCGGCCTCGCCAACCTGGAACCCGGTGGCTGGATCGCCGGCGTCGCCTCCCTGCTCCCCCTGGTCGGCGCCCTCGGCCTGCCGCAGACCGGCCCCGCCGTCGGCCGCCCCTCCTCCGGCGGCGTCCTCGCCATCGTCCGGCACCACCTCGGCTCCTTCGCCCGCCTGGTCGGCCCCAACCCCGACCTGGCCCCGGTGAAGCCGCTCAACCGCTGGGTCGAGACGCTGATCATCATCGCGGTCGCCGCCCTCGGCCTGACCGTCTTCACCTACGGCATCGTCACCGAGTACGGCGAGCTGTTCATCGGCTTCCTCGTCCTCACCGGCCTCGGCACCTGGGCCCTGATGCGCGCCGGACTCGTCTCCCGGCTCACCGCCCTCACCGCCCGACACCGCGGCACCACCACCGGGGCCGCCTTCGCCGCGGCCGCCGCCTTCCCCTTCACCCAGAGCGACGACCACTTCGCCTCGGTCGGCGTCAACATCCTGATCTTCGCCACCGTCGCCCTCGGCCTGAACGTCGTCGTCGGCCTCGCCGGCCTCCTCGACCTCGGCTACGTCGCCTTCCTCGGCGTCGGCGCCTACGCCGCCGCCCTGGTCTCCGGATCCACCAGCTCCCCCGTCGGCCTGCACCTGCCCTTCTGGGGCGCCGCCCTGGTCGGCATGGCCGCGGCCCTGGTCTTCGGCGTCGTCATCGGCGCCCCGACGCTGCGGCTGCGCGGCGACTACCTCGCCATCGTGACCCTCGGCTTCGGAGAGATCTTCCGCATCGCGGTCAACAGCCTCGACGGCGTCTCCGGCCCCAAGGTCACCAACGGCCCGAACGGCATCCGCAACATCCCCGACCTCGACATCCTCGGGTTCGACTTCGGCCAGGCGCACACCTTCGGTTCCTTCACCCTCGGGCGCTTCGCCAACTACTTCCTGCTGATGCTGCTCGTCACCGCGTTCGTGGTGACGGTCTTCAGCCGGGCCAACGACTCCCGGATCGGCCGCGCCTGGGTCGCCATCCGCGAGGACGAGACCGCCGCGCAGGCCATGGGCATCAACGGCTTCAAGCTCAAGCTGCTCGCCTTCGCCCTCGGCGCCGCGCTCGCCGGCCTCGCCGGCACCGTCATGGCCCACGTCAGCTACAGCGTCGTCCCGGACCCGTACCAGTTCGCCGGCGCCGTCCCGCCCAACAGCGCCTTCCTGGTCGCCGCCGTCGTCCTCGGCGGCATGGGCACCATCGCCGGACCGCTGCTCGGCGCCACCCTGCTCTACCTGATCCCCGAGAAGCTCGTCTTCCTGAAGGAGTACCAGCTCCTCGTCTTCGGCATCGCCCTCGTCCTCCTGATGCGCCTGCGGCCGGAGGGTCTCATCGCCAACCGCCGCGCACAGCTGGAGTTCCACGAGAAGGACGACGAGCCGGCGGCCCCCGCCCGGACCGACGACGACCCCGCCCGAACCGAACCCGGCCCCGCCGGCCTCACCACCGCAGGGGCGTGAGACACACCATGACCACCCAGACCGTCCCGGGTCCCCGTCCGGAAGGCGCCACGGCGGCCGCCCCGCTGCTCGAAGCCAGCGGCGTCATCATGCGCTTCGGCGGCCTCACCGCCGTCAACAACGTCGACCTGACCGTCGGCGAAGGCGAGATCGTCGGTCTGATCGGCCCCAACGGCGCCGGCAAGACCACCTTCTTCAACTGCCTCACCGGCCTCTACGTGCCCACCGAGGGCACGGTGAAGTACAAGGGCACCGTGCTGCCGCCCAAGCCGCACCTGGTCACCCAGGCGGGCATCGCCCGGACCTTCCAGAACATCCGGCTCTTCGCCAACATGACCGTCCTGGAGAACGTCCTGGTCGGCCGGCACACCCGCACCAAGGAGGGCCTGTTCTCGGCGATCCTGCGCGGTCCCGGCTACCGGCGCGCCGAGGCCGAGAGCCGGGAGAAGGCCATGGAGCTCCTGGAGTTCTGCGGCCTCGCGCACAAGGCCGAGCACCTGGCCCGCAACCTGCCCTACGGCGAGCAGCGCAAGCTGGAGATCGCCCGCGCCCTCGCCAGCGAGCCCGGCGTCCTGCTGCTGGACGAGCCCACGGCCGGCATGAACCCCCAGGAGACCAACGCCGCGGAGGAGTTGGTCTTCGCGATCCGCGACAAGGGGATCGCCATCCTGGTCATCGAGCACGACATGAAGTTCATCTTCAACCTGTGCGACCGCACCGCCGTGCTCGTCCAGGGCCAGAAGATCGTCGAGGGTGACAAGGAGACC
The DNA window shown above is from Streptomyces sp. TLI_171 and carries:
- a CDS encoding branched-chain amino acid ABC transporter permease; this translates as MTTTKSPTLPLPLPAAKALVLAGGLATAASTFIHWTWTSEFPGDLTVDGYPGGLQILTLAAGLLTALFALPLYGVKGTRWLTPAGPNAPVLVLGAAAAATTWFTLIAIATELGGLANLEPGGWIAGVASLLPLVGALGLPQTGPAVGRPSSGGVLAIVRHHLGSFARLVGPNPDLAPVKPLNRWVETLIIIAVAALGLTVFTYGIVTEYGELFIGFLVLTGLGTWALMRAGLVSRLTALTARHRGTTTGAAFAAAAAFPFTQSDDHFASVGVNILIFATVALGLNVVVGLAGLLDLGYVAFLGVGAYAAALVSGSTSSPVGLHLPFWGAALVGMAAALVFGVVIGAPTLRLRGDYLAIVTLGFGEIFRIAVNSLDGVSGPKVTNGPNGIRNIPDLDILGFDFGQAHTFGSFTLGRFANYFLLMLLVTAFVVTVFSRANDSRIGRAWVAIREDETAAQAMGINGFKLKLLAFALGAALAGLAGTVMAHVSYSVVPDPYQFAGAVPPNSAFLVAAVVLGGMGTIAGPLLGATLLYLIPEKLVFLKEYQLLVFGIALVLLMRLRPEGLIANRRAQLEFHEKDDEPAAPARTDDDPARTEPGPAGLTTAGA
- a CDS encoding ABC transporter ATP-binding protein, whose protein sequence is MTTQTVPGPRPEGATAAAPLLEASGVIMRFGGLTAVNNVDLTVGEGEIVGLIGPNGAGKTTFFNCLTGLYVPTEGTVKYKGTVLPPKPHLVTQAGIARTFQNIRLFANMTVLENVLVGRHTRTKEGLFSAILRGPGYRRAEAESREKAMELLEFCGLAHKAEHLARNLPYGEQRKLEIARALASEPGVLLLDEPTAGMNPQETNAAEELVFAIRDKGIAILVIEHDMKFIFNLCDRTAVLVQGQKIVEGDKETVQNDERVITAYLGTPLEGTTAGTEDDQ